One part of the Arabidopsis thaliana chromosome 1 sequence genome encodes these proteins:
- a CDS encoding Protein kinase superfamily protein (Protein kinase superfamily protein; FUNCTIONS IN: kinase activity; INVOLVED IN: protein amino acid phosphorylation; LOCATED IN: plasma membrane; EXPRESSED IN: 20 plant structures; EXPRESSED DURING: 13 growth stages; CONTAINS InterPro DOMAIN/s: Protein kinase, ATP binding site (InterPro:IPR017441), Protein kinase, catalytic domain (InterPro:IPR000719), Serine-threonine/tyrosine-protein kinase (InterPro:IPR001245), Protein kinase-like domain (InterPro:IPR011009); BEST Arabidopsis thaliana protein match is: Protein kinase superfamily protein (TAIR:AT3G19300.1); Has 31582 Blast hits to 31244 proteins in 717 species: Archae - 14; Bacteria - 181; Metazoa - 7549; Fungi - 474; Plants - 21418; Viruses - 85; Other Eukaryotes - 1861 (source: NCBI BLink).), whose translation MVVNSQAFLLALIALLATQLPSLMAADCPLDFSGSNFTLVATVCSNITNRGKCCRYMNAFVAVSVARYANLSTNLGVTSDLSETCIASISRAMEGYGVSRNATSFCGLGTKILVKYDCDGRTTVTQMHQSPGFGHVSRNCRLPFSPGHQCRKCLNSGITYLRNLIGAETNNITLCTCRDATYATLASRIDDTSALELLSCFFQVTELNIPSESFSPVASPEPSPSTVGGISPSNSDSQMTTSRSTNPYHLTMVPTIGIVVTAVALTMLVVLVILIRRKNRELDESESLDRKSTKSVPSSLPVFKIHEDDSSSAFRKFSYKEMTNATNDFNTVIGQGGFGTVYKAEFNDGLIAAVKKMNKVSEQAEQDFCREIGLLAKLHHRNLVALKGFCINKKERFLVYDYMKNGSLKDHLHAIGKPPPSWGTRMKIAIDVANALVNIPKSFIYIFSVN comes from the exons ATGGTTGTGAATAGTCAAGCTTTCTTGTTGGCATTAATTGCATTACTTGCTACCCAATTGCCTTCACTAATGGCTGCAG ATTGTCCATTAGATTTCAGTGGATCAAATTTCACTCTAGTAGCTACTGTGTGCTCCAACATAACCAACAGAGGCAAATGTTGCCGCTACATGAACGCTTTTGTTGCGGTGTCCGTGGCTCGTTACGCGAACTTGTCAACTAATCTTGGAGTCACATCAGATTTATCTGAAACCTGCATTGCTTCCATCTCTAGAGCCATGGAGGGCTACGGAGTCTCGAGAAACGCCACTAGTTTCTGCGGTTTGGGAACCAAGATCCTTGTTAAGTATGACTGTGACGGTCGAACCACTGTTACACAAATGCATCAGTCTCCGGGATTTGGACATGTTTCAAGAAACTGCAGACTCCCATTTTCGCCGGGACACCAATGCAGAAAGTGTTTGAACTCTGGCATCACTTACCTTCGTAATCTCATAGGTGCAGAGACTAATAACATTACTCTGTGTACTTGTCGTGATGCGACTTATGCTACATTAGCAAGCCGAATAGACGATACATCAGCTCTTGAACTCCTTAGTTGTTTCTTTCAAGTGACAGAGCTTAACATTCCTTCAG AGTCATTTTCACCAGTGGCAAGTCCAGAACCTTCTCCAAGCACGGTTGGTGGTATTAGCCCAAGCAACAGTGATTCTCAAATGACTACAAGTAGAAGCACCAATCCATATCACTTAACAATGGTTCCAACCATTGGGATTGTTGTTACAGCTGTTGCTCTTACGATGCTTGTAGTCTTGGTAATTCTTATCCGTAGAAAGAACCGGGAACTGGATGAATCTGAGAGCTTGGATAGAAAGTCAACAAAATCAGTTCCTTCTTCCCTTCCTGTATTCAAGATTCATGAAG ATGATTCTTCCTCAGCTTTCAGAAAGTTCAGCTACAAGGAAATGACAAATGCAACAAATGATTTCAACACGGTTATCGGTCAGGGAGGTTTTGGTACTGTTTACAAAGCCGAGTTCAACGATGGTCTGATTGCAGCGGTAAAAAAGATGAACAAAGTCTCTGAACAAGCTGAACAAGATTTTTGTAGAGAGATAGGGCTTTTAGCTAAGCTGCATCACCGTAACCTCGTTGCTTTGAAAGGCTTTTGCAtcaacaagaaagaaag GTTCTTGGTCTACGACTATATGAAAAATGGCAGCTTAAAAGATCACTTACATG CCATTGGAAAGCCTCCACCTAGTTGGGGAACAAGAATGAAAATTGCAATTGATGTGGCAAATGCTTTGGTAAATATTCCAAAGTCTTTCATCTACATTTTCTCTGTAAACTGA
- a CDS encoding Protein kinase superfamily protein (Protein kinase superfamily protein; FUNCTIONS IN: kinase activity; INVOLVED IN: protein amino acid phosphorylation; LOCATED IN: plasma membrane; EXPRESSED IN: 20 plant structures; EXPRESSED DURING: 13 growth stages; CONTAINS InterPro DOMAIN/s: Protein kinase, ATP binding site (InterPro:IPR017441), Protein kinase, catalytic domain (InterPro:IPR000719), Serine-threonine/tyrosine-protein kinase (InterPro:IPR001245), Protein kinase-like domain (InterPro:IPR011009); BEST Arabidopsis thaliana protein match is: Protein kinase superfamily protein (TAIR:AT3G19300.1); Has 35333 Blast hits to 34131 proteins in 2444 species: Archae - 798; Bacteria - 22429; Metazoa - 974; Fungi - 991; Plants - 531; Viruses - 0; Other Eukaryotes - 9610 (source: NCBI BLink).) — protein MNAFVAVSVARYANLSTNLGVTSDLSETCIASISRAMEGYGVSRNATSFCGLGTKILVKYDCDGRTTVTQMHQSPGFGHVSRNCRLPFSPGHQCRKCLNSGITYLRNLIGAETNNITLCTCRDATYATLASRIDDTSALELLSCFFQVTELNIPSESFSPVASPEPSPSTVGGISPSNSDSQMTTSRSTNPYHLTMVPTIGIVVTAVALTMLVVLVILIRRKNRELDESESLDRKSTKSVPSSLPVFKIHEDDSSSAFRKFSYKEMTNATNDFNTVIGQGGFGTVYKAEFNDGLIAAVKKMNKVSEQAEQDFCREIGLLAKLHHRNLVALKGFCINKKERFLVYDYMKNGSLKDHLHAIGKPPPSWGTRMKIAIDVANALVNIPKSFIYIFSVN, from the exons ATGAACGCTTTTGTTGCGGTGTCCGTGGCTCGTTACGCGAACTTGTCAACTAATCTTGGAGTCACATCAGATTTATCTGAAACCTGCATTGCTTCCATCTCTAGAGCCATGGAGGGCTACGGAGTCTCGAGAAACGCCACTAGTTTCTGCGGTTTGGGAACCAAGATCCTTGTTAAGTATGACTGTGACGGTCGAACCACTGTTACACAAATGCATCAGTCTCCGGGATTTGGACATGTTTCAAGAAACTGCAGACTCCCATTTTCGCCGGGACACCAATGCAGAAAGTGTTTGAACTCTGGCATCACTTACCTTCGTAATCTCATAGGTGCAGAGACTAATAACATTACTCTGTGTACTTGTCGTGATGCGACTTATGCTACATTAGCAAGCCGAATAGACGATACATCAGCTCTTGAACTCCTTAGTTGTTTCTTTCAAGTGACAGAGCTTAACATTCCTTCAG AGTCATTTTCACCAGTGGCAAGTCCAGAACCTTCTCCAAGCACGGTTGGTGGTATTAGCCCAAGCAACAGTGATTCTCAAATGACTACAAGTAGAAGCACCAATCCATATCACTTAACAATGGTTCCAACCATTGGGATTGTTGTTACAGCTGTTGCTCTTACGATGCTTGTAGTCTTGGTAATTCTTATCCGTAGAAAGAACCGGGAACTGGATGAATCTGAGAGCTTGGATAGAAAGTCAACAAAATCAGTTCCTTCTTCCCTTCCTGTATTCAAGATTCATGAAG ATGATTCTTCCTCAGCTTTCAGAAAGTTCAGCTACAAGGAAATGACAAATGCAACAAATGATTTCAACACGGTTATCGGTCAGGGAGGTTTTGGTACTGTTTACAAAGCCGAGTTCAACGATGGTCTGATTGCAGCGGTAAAAAAGATGAACAAAGTCTCTGAACAAGCTGAACAAGATTTTTGTAGAGAGATAGGGCTTTTAGCTAAGCTGCATCACCGTAACCTCGTTGCTTTGAAAGGCTTTTGCAtcaacaagaaagaaag GTTCTTGGTCTACGACTATATGAAAAATGGCAGCTTAAAAGATCACTTACATG CCATTGGAAAGCCTCCACCTAGTTGGGGAACAAGAATGAAAATTGCAATTGATGTGGCAAATGCTTTGGTAAATATTCCAAAGTCTTTCATCTACATTTTCTCTGTAAACTGA